The Candidatus Eisenbacteria bacterium region ACCGTCCCCGGCGTGACCGAGGACGTGACCGACATCGTGCTCAACCTGAAGGAGGTTCGCGTCAAGCTGAACGACGGCGCGACCGAGGAGACCGCGTACATCAAGGTGCGCGGCGCGCGTGAGGTCACGGCCGCGGACATCCAGGCCGGCCCGCGCGTCGAGATCCTGAACCCGCATCAGCACATCGCGACGCTCGCCAAGGACGCGGAGCTCGACATCGAGCTGGCCGTCCGGCTCGGGCGCGGCTACGTCTCCAGCGAGCGCAACCGACGCGAGGGCGATCCCGTCGGCACCGTGCCGATCGACGCGATCTTCTCGCCCGTCACCAAGGTGAACTTCACCGTGACGAACGCGCGCGTCGGGCAGCGCACGGACTACGATCGGCTCGTCCTCGAAGTCACCACCGACGGCAGCGTGCGTCCCGAGGACGCCGTGGCCTACGCGGCGCGCATCCTCCAGGAGCAGCTCAGCATCTTCGTCAACTTCGAAGAGGAAGCGCTCGGCGCCGAGGGCGAGGCCGTGGGCGACATGCCGCTCAACGACAACCTCTTCCGCTCCGTCGACGACCTCGAGCTGTCCGTGCGCTCGGCGAACTGCCTGCAGAACGCCGACATCCGTTACGTGGGCGAGCTCGTGCAGCGCACCGAGCAGGAGATGCTCAAGACCAAGAACTTCGGCCGCAAGTCGCTGAACGAGATCAAGGAGATCCTGCACGACATGGGTCTCGGGCTCGGGATGCGCTTCGAGGGCTTCCCGCCGCGCGAGGAGCTCGACCGCCGGCGGCTGCAGCGCGAGCGGGAGACGACCTGACCCATGCGCCATCGCGTCGCCGGCAAGAAGCTGAATCGCTCGCCCGCGCACCGGCGAGCGCTGTTCCGGAACCTGGTCGCGGCGCTGCTCGCGCACGAGGCCGTGCGCACCACCGACGCCAAGGCGAAGGAGCTGAAGCGCTGGGGTGACCGCATGATCACGCTCGGCAAACAGGGCACGCTCCACGCCCGCCGCCGCGCGGCGGCGCTGGTCGGGAGCCGCACGCTCGTGAAGAAGCTCTTCGACGAGCTCGCGCCCCGCTACCAGGAGCGCAACGGCGGCTACACGCGGGTCGTGAAGCTCGGGGTGCGCCTCGGCGACGCGGCGCCGGTGTCCCTGGTCGAGCTCGTCGACCGCGCCGGCAGCGAGCCGGAAACGGGCAAGAAGAAGCCGCAGCGCCGCCGCACGCCAGCCAAGAGCGAGGGCGCGGCCCCGAAGAAGCGCGCCGCCGCACCGAAGAAGCGCGCCGCGGCCGGCTGAGCAGGCGCCGACGGGCACGGCGCGCAGTTTGACTGGGCCGGGGGCGGCGGCTACAAGCGCCGCATGCTCGCCGGCTCGACGATCCCGTCGCCCATCCGCGGTGAGCGGTGTCTTTGGCGCCGCTTCGGCGGGCATGAAGCGTCCGCTTGAGGCGCTGCTCCAGGACGCGCTCCACGCGGCCATCGCCGCCGGCGACCTCCGGGTGCCCGAGGCGCCCGCCTGCGCCATCGAGGATCCCGAGCTAGCGACCTTCGGCGACGCGACCTGCGCCGTCGCCCGCAAGATCGCGCGGCCCCTCGGGCGGCCCGCGCTCGACGTCGCGCGCACGATCGTGCGGCACGTGCGCGATCCGCACGGCTGGCTCGACGCCGTCGAGGCCGCCGGGCCCGGATTCATCAACCTCACCGCGTCGCTCGCGTTCTGGCGGACGGAGCTCGCGCGGGTCCTGGATGCGGCGGCGCCGGACGCTCGTGAGCCCGCGGCGGTCGTGACGATCGCCGCACCGGACGATCCTTCCGCCGGGCGCGTCGCCGTGGTGGCCGACGCGATCGCACGCCTGCTGGGTCGGGTGGGATGCCGCGTGGAGCGCGTGCGCGCCGACGCGGACGTTCCCGCGGCGCTCGGGACGGCAGCGGACCGGTGCGTGGTGGTCGGCTCGGCGGCGACGGGCGGCGTTCTCGCTCGCGCAAAGCGCCTTCGCGCCGAAGCGGGCGGCGATCCGACCACCACCACCATAGTGACGGTCGCAGCCCTCGGCGCCACGTCGCGGGGTCGATCGCTCGACGCGGCCGGCGTCGCGCGGCTCCTCGCGATGGACGCGGCGCGCTTCGCCCTCCTCGGCGAAGAGGCGGACGTCCCGGTCGAGCTCGACGTCGATCTCCTCGGCGCCGAGCGCATCGACAACCCGCTCTTCGCCGTGCGCTACGCGCTGGTTCGTCTCGCGCGCGCCGCTGGTGCCGAGTTGCCGGCGCCCGACCTCGAGCGACTCGGGGCGGCGGAGCTGCCGTGCCTGCGCCTCGTGGCGCGCCACCGGGACGTGCTCGATCTCGCCGTGCGGCGCGCCGAGCCCCACCTCGTGGTCGCGCACGTCCGGGCGGTCGCGGCGGCGGCGCATCGGTACTACAATCGGCACCATCCGCACATCGGCGACCCGCGCGACGTGGCGGCGCGCGCGGCGATGCTGCGTGGTATCGGGACCGTGCTTCGCGATGGGCTCGCGCTCGCCGGCGTGCGCGTCGCGGAAGGGGGATGAGGGGGAGCATGGCGAAGGCACCGCGTCCGGCGCTCAGGTTCGTGGATCGATTGGTGCTGCTCGTCGCGTGGCTCGTCACGTGCGGCCTCGTGTACGTGCTCGGCTTCTACGTCGGGAACAAGACGCAGGAGCACCGGCCGGGCATGGAGGAGCGCGAGGTGCGCCTGCCCGTGACGTCCGTTCCACCACCCGAAGGCCAGCGCCCCAAGGAGGCGAGGGAGTTCCCGAGCTTCTACCAGGCGCTGCCGGGCGGCGAGCGGCCGATCGAGGTCGCGCGCGCCCCGACGTCGACCACCGTGACGGTCGTTCCGACGACCGTGCGCCCGACGACGACCGTACCGGCGGGCGCCGCCCCGACTGCGACGACGCTCAAGCCCGCCGTGACGACGACGCCGACCACGCGTCCCTCGACGACGACGCTGCCGCGCCCACCCGCCGCGACGCCGAGCCCGCCGCCCGGCGCGACGACGGGCCCGCCGCCCGCGGTGACGTCCGCGCCGCCCGCGGCGCCGCCGGCTGCCACGCCGCCGCCGGCCGCCACCCGACCGGTCGCCCACACGCCGTCGTGGACGGTCGAGGCGAGCCCGACGCGCAGCCGCGTCGAAGCCGAGCAGCTCCAGGCGACGCTCCGAAAGCGCGGCTACGACGCCACCCTGGTGCAGGTCCAGCGTGACGGCGACGCCTGGTATCGGCTGCGGATCGGGCGCTACGCGACCGCGGAGCAGGCGAACGAGGTGATGCGCAAGCTGCGGGACGGCGAGGGCGTGGCGCATGCCTTCGTCGCGTCGGAGTAGCGCGTGAGTCAGCCGACCCCATCGCGGCGCGCACCGGCCGGCGCCACGGTTCGCGCGGGCGCGGTCTTCCCGTCGCGCGAGGACTTCCACGGCCTCGTGCGCCAGGGGAACCTCGTTCCCGTCACGCGCGAGATCCTGGCGGACCTCGAGACACCCGTCTCGGCGTTCCTGAAGGTGCATCGGGGGCCGTACGGCTTCCTGCTCGAGAGCGTCGAGCACGGCGAGAAATGGGGCCGCTACAGCTTCCTCGGCACCGAGCCGGCGCGCGTGCTGCGGCTGCGCGGACGGAGCGTCGAGCTCGAGACGCCCGGCGGCGCGACCGTCCGGCGCGAGACCGACGATCCGTTCGGCGAGGTGAAGCGCCTGCTCGCGCCGTATCGACCCGTCGCCGTGCCGGGTCTGCCACGCTTCACGGGCGGCGCCGTCGGCTACGTCGGCTACGACATGGTGCGCGCATTCGAGCGGCTGCCCGTGCGGACCACCGACGACCTCGGCATGCCGGACGCCTGCCTCATGCTGGTGCGGAGCCTCCTCGTCTTCGACAACATGGCGCAGAAGATCAAGGTCGTCGCGCACGCGCACGTGACCGACGACACGTCGCCCAACGCCGCCTACGACGAGGCGGTGGCGCGCGTCGACGAGCTGGTGGCACGGCTCGGCGCGGCGATCGTGGAACCGCGGGGCAGCGGGCGGGCGAGCGGCGAGGTGCGCTCCAACGTCTCGCCCGAGGCGTACCAGTCGATGGTGCGCCGGGCGAAGGAGTACGTCTTCGCGGGCGACGTCATCCAGGTGGTGCTCGCGCAGCGCTTCGAGCTGCCACTGAGCGCGGCGCCCTTCAACGTGTACCGCTGCCTGCGGACGGTGAATCCGTCGCCGTACCACTTCTTCCTCGCGCTCGGCGCCGACACCGTGGCCGGCGCGTCGCCCGAGGTGATGGCGCGCGTCGAGGGCGGCGAGGTGACGGTCCGCCCCATCGCCGGTACGCGGCCGCGCGGCACGATCGAGAAGGAGGACGCGGAGCTGGCCGCGGAGCTGCTCGCCAATCCGAAGGAGATCGCCGAGCACGTGATGCTGGTCGACCTGGCCCGCAACGACGTCGGCCGGGTGTCGGAGATCGGCTCGGTCGCCGTCACCGAGCGGATGATCCTCGAGCGCTACTCGCACGTGATGCACCTCGTCTCGAACGTACGCGGGAAGCTCATGCCCGACGTCGACGCGTTCGACGCGTTTCGCGCCACGTTCCCGGCGGGCACGCTCACCGGCGCGCCGAAGGTCCGTGCGATGGAGGTCATCGAGGAGCTCGAGCCCGTGCGGCGCGGGTTCTACGGCGGCGCGGTCGGCTATTTCGCGTTCGGCGGCGCCATGGACACGGCGATCGCGATCCGCAGCGTCCTCATGCGCGACGGCCGCGCCTACATCCAGTCGGGCGCGGGCATCGTCGCCGACTCCGATCCGGAGGCCGAGCACCGCGAGTGCGTCAACAAGGCGCGCGCGATGATCCAGGCCGTGCGGCTGGCGGAGGCGTTGTGATGGCCCGCGTCCGCCTTCTCATGATCGACAACTACGACTCGTTCACCTACAACCTCGTGCAGTATCTGGGCGAGCTCGGCGCCGACGTGACGGTGCGTCGCAACGACGCCATCGACCTCGACGGGATCGCGACGATGGCCCCGGACGCGGTCGTGATCTCGCCGGGCCCCTGCACGCCGCGCGAGGCCGGCATCTCGGTGCCCCTGATCCAGCGCTTCGCGGGGCAGCTGCCGATCCTCGGCGTGTGCCTGGGACACCAGGCGATCGGCGCCGCGTTCGGCGGCCAGATCGTGCGCTGCGACCGCATCATGCACGGCAAGACCTCGCCGATCCTGCACACCGGCGAGGGCCTCTTCGCCGGGCTTCCGAACCCGTTCGATGCCACGCGCTACCATTCGCTGGTGATCGATCCGTCGACGCTCCCGGCCGAGCTCGTGCGGACCGCGTGGACCGCCGAGAACGAGATCATGGGCGTGCGGCATCGCGAGCTCTTCGTCGAGGGCATCCAGTTCCATCCGGAATCGATCCTGACGCTCGCCGGGAAGGATCTGCTCGCGAACTTCCTCGCGCGGGTGCCGGCGGCCGCATGACACCGCAGGCCGCGCTCGGCCGGCTCGTCGGGGGCGACTCTCTCGCCGAAGACGAGATGGCCGCCCTCATGACCGCGCTCCTGGACGGCCAGATGACGCCGGCCCAGATCGGCGCGATCGCCGTCGCGCTGCGGATGAAGGGGGAGAGCGAAGCCGAGCTGGCGGGCGCCGCGCGCGCGATGCGCGCGCACATGACCCGGGTCGAGGGTGCGCCTGCGGGCGCCGTCGACACCTGCGGGACGGGCGGCGACGGCGCCGCCACGCTCAACGTGTCGACGGCAGCGGGGCTGGTGGTCGCGGCGGCCGGCGTGCCGGTGGCAAAGCACGGCAACCGGGCCGCGTCGGGCAGCGTCGGCGGCGCCGACGTCCTGGAGGGGCTCGGCGTGCGCCTCGTGCTCGATCCCGCCGCCGCGTCGGCGTGCCTGCGCGAGGTCGGATTCGTCTTCCTGTTCGCCCCCGCGTTCCATCCCGCGCTCCGCCACGCCGCGGCGCCGCGCCGCGAGCTCGGGGTCCGCACGTTCTTCAACCTGATCGGGCCGCTCGCGAATCCCGCCGGCGTCGGGCGGCAGGTGATCGGCGTGGCCGAGCGCCGGTGGGTCCTCCCGCTCGCGCACGTGCTCCAGCGGCTCGGCGCCGAGCGCGCGTGGGTCGTGCACGGCGCCGTCGGCCTCGACGAGCTGGCGCTCTCGGGCGAATCGCTGGTCGCGGACGTGACCCCGGGTGCGGTGGACACGCGCACCGTGAGGGCCGCGGACGCGGGTGTTCCATCTGCCCCGCTTGCCGCCCTGCGGGTCACGAGCGTCGCCGATGCGGTCGCGCGTGTGCGCGCCGTCCTCGCCGGAGAGCACGGACCGGCACGCGACGTGGTCTGCCTCAACGCCGCCGCCGCGCTGGTCGTGGGCGGGGCGGCGCGCGACCTGCGCGACGGCGCCGGGCAAGCGGCCCGCGCCATAGACGGCGGCGCCGCGACGGCGCTCCTCGAGCGGCTCGTCGCCTTCACGCAGGCTCGAGGAAGCGGGGCATGATCCTCGACGAGATCCTCGCTCACAAGGTCGACGAGGTCTCGGCGCGCAAGCGCGAGGTGCCCCCGTCGGCCCTGCGCGAGCGGCCCCTCTACGCCGAGCCGCGCCGCGGCTTCCGGGCGGCGCTCGCCGCGCGGCCGGCGCCCGCCGTGATCGCGGAGCTGAAGCGCGCCTCGCCGTCCAAGGGCGTGATCCGTACGCACTACGACCCACCCGCCCATGCGCGGAGCTACGAAGCCGCCGGTGCCGCCGCGCTGTCGGTCCTGACCGACGAGCGCTTCTTCGAGGGCCATCTGGACCATCTCGCGATCGTGCGCGGCGTCGTCGCCCTCCCGTGCCTGCGCAAGGACTTCCTCGTCGATCCGTACCAGATCGACGAAGCACGGGCGTTCGGCGCCGACGCCGTGCTCGTGATCGCCGCCGCCGGCTCGGCGGCGCTGCGCGTCGAGCTGCTGGCGGCGGCGCGCGAGGCGGGGCTCGACGCGCTCGTCGAGGCGCACGACGAGCGCGAGCTCGAGTGGGCGTTGGCCGCGGGTGCGACGCTCGTGGGCGTCAACAACCGCGACCTCGCGACCTTCGCCGTGAGCCTCGAGACCACCGAGCGGCTGGCGGCGCTCGTGCCGCCGGGAATCCTCCTCGTCGCCGAGAGCGGCATCCACTCGGCGGGCGACGTCCGTCGCATGGTGGCGGCCGGCGCCCGCGCGGTCCTGGTCGGCGAGGCCTTCATGGCGGCGCCGGATCCCGGGGCGGCGCTCGCGGAGTTCCTCACGTGAGCGTGGTCGTGAAGATCTGCGGCGTCTGCACGCCCGAGGACGCGCGGGCCGCGGTCGACGCCGGCGCCGACCTCCTTGGCCTCAACTTCGTGCCGTCGAGCCCGCGCTATCTCGTGCCCGACGCGGCGCGCCGCGTGGCGGCGGCCGCCACCGTGCCGCTCGTCGGGGTCTTCGTCGACGCCCCGCGGGAGGAGGTCCTGCGCATCGCCGCGCACGTCGGCCTCGCAGGCCTCCAGTTCCACGGCGACGAGCCACCCGCGTACTGCCGCGGCTGGACGCAGCAGACGATCAAGGCGCTGCGGCCGCGCCCCGGCGAGGACGCGGCGGCGCGCGCCGCCGACTACGACACCGACTTCATCCTGCTCGACACCTGGGTTCCCGGCGTCGCCGGCGGCACGGGCGTCGCGCTCGACCCGGCGGCCGCGTGCGGTCTTCCGCGCGACCGCCTGTTCGTGGCCGGGGGCCTTCGGCCCGAGACGGTGGCGGACGTCGTGCGCGCGCTGCGTCCCCACGGCGTCGACGTGGCCTCGGGCGTCGAGCGCAGACCCGGAGTGAAGGACCATGACAAGATCCGCGAGTTCATCCGACGCGCGAAAGCTGCCTGACGCCGAGGGGCACTTCGGGCAGTACGGCGGCCGCTTCGTCGCCGAGACGCTCATGCCGGCGATCCTCGACCTCGAGCGGGCGTGGTCGAAGCTGCGCAAGGACCCAGGCTTCCGGCGCGAGTTCCACGGCTGGCTCGCCGACTACGCGGGGCGTCCGACGCGCCTCCACTTCGCGCGGCGCCTGACGGAGCGGCTGGGCGGGGCGCGGATCTACCTGAAGCGCGAGGACCTCCTCCACACCGGAGCGCACAAGATCAACAACACGATCGGCCAGGCGCTCGTCGCCCGGCGCCTGAAGAAGCGCCGGCTGATCGCCGAGACGGGGGCGGGGCAGCACGGCGTCGCGACGGCGACCGTCGCCGCGTTGTTCGGCATGCCGTGCGAGATCTTCATGGGCGCCGAAGACGTGCGCCGGCAGAGCCTCAACGTGTTCCGCATGAAGCTCCTCGGCGCCGAGGTCCGCGTGGTCGAGTCGGGTGCGCGTACGCTGAAGGACGCCATGAACGAGGCGCTGCGCGACTGGATCGCGACCGTGACCGACACGTTCTACGTGATCGGCACCGTGGCGGGCCCGCATCCGTACCCGCTCATGGTCCGCGACTTCCAGTCCGTCATCGGCGCGGAGGCGCGCCGCCAGATCCTGAAGGCCACCGGGAAGCTGCCCACCGCGGCCGTCGCATGCATCGGCGGCGGCTCGAACGCGATGGGGCTCTTCCACGCCTTCCGCAACGACCGCCGGGTCCAGCTCGTCGGCGTCGAGGCGGCCGGCCGCGGCCTCGAGACGGGCGCGCACGCGGCGTCGCTCTCGGCGGGGCAGGTGGGTGTCCTGCACGGCAACAAGACGTACCTGCTGCAGGACGAGACCGGGCAGATCCGCGAGGCCCACTCGATCTCGGCGGGGCTCGACTACCCGGGCGTCGGGCCGGAGCACGCGTATCTCCGCGACACCGGCCGCGCGACGTACGTGACCGCGACCGACGACGAGGCGGTGTCGGCACTCCAGCTCCTGTCGTCGACCGAAGGCATCATCCCCGCGCTCGAGAGCGCCCACGCGATCGCGCACGTGGCGCGCATCGCGCCGGCGATGCGGCGCAGCGACGTGCTGCTCGTGTGTCTGTCCGGCCGCGGCGACAAGGACATGGGCACGGTCGCGCAGCACCTCGGAGTGCGCCTCTGATGACACGCATCGACGACACGTTCGCTGCGCTGCGCGCGCGGCGCGAGGTGGGCTTCGTCGCCTACCTCACGGCGGGCGACCCGTCGCTCGCCGTCACGCCCGATCTCCTGCGCGCGCTCGTGGCGGGAGGAGCCGACCTGATCGAGCTCGGGGTGCCGTTCTCCGACCCGATGGCCGACGGCCCGGTCCTGCAGCGCGCCGCCACGCGTGCGATCGCCGCCGGCACGAGCCTCGCGCGCGTGCTCGAGATGGTCGCCGAGCGCCGTGCCGAGCTGCCGGTGCCGATCGTGCTCTTCGGCTACTACAACCCGTTCTTTCGCTACGGGCTCGACGCGGTGGCGCGCGACGCGCGCTCGGCCGGGGTCGACGGCTTCCTGTGCGTCGATCTGCCGCCCGAGGAGGCGGCCGATCTCTCGGCGGCGCTCGCGCGCAACCAGCTCGACCTGATCCGTCTGCTGGCGCCGACCACGCCGATCACCCGCGCAAGGAAGATCGCGAACGCGGCGAGCGGCTTTCTCTACTTCGTCTCCGTGCTGGGCGTGACGGGGGCTCGACGTGAGCTGCCGCGCGAGCTCGAGGAGCTCGTGCGGCGCGTCGCCGCCGTGACGGCGCTTCCCATCGGCGTCGGCTTCGGCGTCCAGACCCCCGAGCAGGCACGCTGGATCGCCGGCTTCGCCGACGCGGTCGTGGTGGGCAGCGCGATCCAGCGCCTGGTCGAGGAGCACGGCGCCGCCGGCGCGCCGGCCCGCGTCGAGGCCTTCGTGCGGAGCCTCAAGGACGGCATGCGCGCGGCCGAGCGGTGACGGCGTACACCGACACCATCGCCTACCTCCACGGCCTCGAGGTCACGAAGGGCTGGGACCTCGAGCTCGAGCGCATCCGCGCGGCGCTCGCGCGCCGCGGGCATCCCGAAGCACGCGTGCCGGCGCTCCACGTGGCGGGCACGAACGGGAAGGGGTCCACGGCCGCGATGCTCGAGGCCGTGCTGCGCGCCGCCGGCTACCGGACGGGCCTCTACACGTCGCCGCACCTCGTCGACTTCGCCGAGCGCATCCGCGCAGGAGGGCTCGCGATGCCGCACGACGCGATCGTCGAGCTCGTCGCGGAGCTGCGGGGCGATCTCGATCGGGCGGGCATCGCCCTCACGCACTTCGAGTTCGCGACCCTGCTCGCGCTCGAGTGGTTCGCCCGCATCGGCGTCGAGGTGGGCGTGATCGAGGTCGGCCTCGGCGGCCGGCTCGACGCGACCAACGTGGTGCACCCGATCGTGACCGCCGTGACGTCGATCGCCCGCGACCACGAGGAGTTCCTCGGCAGCGATCTCCGCTCGATCGCGCGCGAGAAGGCGGGCATCGCCAAGCCCGGCGTCCCACTCGTGGTCGGGCGGATCGTGACCGAGGCCGAGGACGTCGTCGTCGCCCACGCGCGCGCGGTGGGCGCTCCGGTCGTCTCCGCGGTGCGCGATGCGACCCTCGAAGCGGGTGCGGGCGGGCTCGCCTTCCGGGGGCCCCGGGGCCACGCATGGGACCGCCTCCGGATCGGCCTGCCGGGCGCCGTGCAGGAGGAGAACGCACGCGTCGCGCTGACGGTCCTTTCGTGTGCGGCGGAGCGGTTCCCGTGCACGGTCGACGCCGTCCGCGGCGGGCTCGGGGCGGCGCGGTGGCCCGGCCGGCTCGCGACCCTGCGGGAGCGCCCGCGCGTGGTGGTGGACGGCGCCCACAATCCGGCCGGCGTCGAGATGCTCCTGCGCGAGCTTCCGGCCCTGGTCGCCGACCGTCGCGTGACCCTCGTCTTCGCGGTCATGGCCGACAAGGCGTGGCAGGCGATGCTCGATCCGCTCGCGCGGGCATCGGCGCGCGTCGTGCTGACGCGCGTCGGGCGGCGCGGTCTCGATCCACAGGTCATGGCGGCCCACGTCGGCGATCAGATCCCGACGGACGTCCTCGAGGAGGCGCGCGCCGCCGTCGAGCGTGCGCTCGCGGTCACGGCCGACGACGGCGCCGTCGTGGTCGCCGGATCGCTGTTTCTGGCGGGCGAGGCCTACCTCGCGCTCGGCCAACGCGAGCTGATCCCGCCTTGGCAAGGTTGGGAGCGAATTGGTACACAGGCGCGCCCATGAGCGTCGACCAGGTCGTCCGGTTGGGACTGGCAGCCTTGCTGCTGGTCGCCGGGCGTGGTTGGGCGGGCGAGCTCGACGGACCCACGATGTCCGCCGAGGTACGCGTGCTGTCCGGGCCGAACGCGCCGACGGTGATCACGCTCCAGGCCGAGCCCGACGCGCGCATCGAGGACCGCACGCCGGGCGCGCATCCGGCGTCGGACGTGAAGGGGCCGGCGAGCGTCGGCGAGACGTTCACCGACGAAGTGAGCTTCCTGGTCGCCGGCGCACCCGTCTCGCGCCAGGCCGCGATCGAGGTCGCCGACGCGCTCGTCTCGACGGTGCGCCTGTCGCCCGAGGCGGGCGGCACCCAGGTGGTCGTGTTCGTCCGGCAGCCGGTCAGCTACACGATCGCCCACCCGACGGCGACGGGCGCCATCGCCGTCACGCTGCGGCCCCGCACGGTCGCGACCGCGGCCGCGCAACCTGCCGGTACGCGCAAGCGTGCGGCGCCGCGCGCCGAAGGCGAGAGCAACCAGGTCGCCGTCGACGCCGCGGAGATGCAATACGACCAGGACCAGAACGTCCTCACCGCGCGCGGCGGCGTGACGCTCACGCGCGGCGAGACGACGGTGCGCGCCGACGAGGTGACCTACGATCGCACGACGGCGGTCGCCGAGGCGCGCGGGCACGTCGTGGTGGTCGATCCCGAGGGCACGATGGAGGGCGAGGCGGCGCGCCTCGACCTCGACGACGAGACCGGCTGGGTCGTCGACGCGGAAGCCGACATGAAACGGAGCCCGTACCACTTGAAGGCGGGCCAGGTGGAGAAGCTGGGCGGGCCCTGCTACCGGGTGGAGAACGGCGTCTTCACGACCTGCCGCTGCGGCGGCATCGAGTCGCCCTCGTGGAGCATCGCCGGGAAGGAGACCAACGTCACGCTCGGCGGCGTCGGCGTCACCAAGGACGCCACCCTGCGCGTGCAGGACACACCGGTCTTCTGGTCGCCGTACTTCCTCTTTCCGGCCAACACGGAGCGCGAGACCGGCTTCCTCTTCCCGCGCCTGGGCTACTCGAACAAGCGCGGCTTCCTCTACGAGCAGCCGTTCTTCTGGGCGATCGACAAGAGCAACGACGCGACCATCACCGCCGATCTCGAGACCGCCGCCCGCGTCGGCGTGATCGGCGAGTACCGCTATCAGTGGTCCAAAGAGACGCGCGGCATCTTCACCGGCGCCTACTTCAACGAGCGGATCGGCGGAAGCCCCGAGCCGATCACGCCCCTCTCGCCCCAGTCGGCGGAGGTGCCCGTCAATCGCTGGGTCGTGGCCGGGCGGCACATCCAGCCGTTCCTGTGGGACAGCAAGCTCTACCTCGACGTGCTCCGCGTGAGCGACGACGACTTCTTCCGCGAGATCCGCGCCTTCTCGTCGACGGTCCGCAGCGACATCCAGATCCGCAGCACGCGCTTCACCCGCTCGCGGCTCGGCGCCATCAAGACGTGGGACGACGGCCTGGCGCAGGTCGACGCGACGGCGTACCAGGACCTGATAGATTCGCAGGACCTGACGCTCGACCGGGTGCCGCGGGTGAACGCCGAGCACGCGATGCCGCTGCTCGGCGGCGTGGTCGTGGGCCGGCTCGCCGGCGAGGCGACCGATTTCCAGCGCACCGAAGGCTACGACGGCCTGCGGCTGGACTTTGCCCCCGAGCTCACGCTGCCCTTCAATTGGGGACGCTACCTGTACGGCTCCGTCCGCGGGCAGTTTCGCGA contains the following coding sequences:
- a CDS encoding phosphoribosylanthranilate isomerase, which codes for MSVVVKICGVCTPEDARAAVDAGADLLGLNFVPSSPRYLVPDAARRVAAAATVPLVGVFVDAPREEVLRIAAHVGLAGLQFHGDEPPAYCRGWTQQTIKALRPRPGEDAAARAADYDTDFILLDTWVPGVAGGTGVALDPAAACGLPRDRLFVAGGLRPETVADVVRALRPHGVDVASGVERRPGVKDHDKIREFIRRAKAA
- the trpB gene encoding tryptophan synthase subunit beta, which produces MTRSASSSDARKLPDAEGHFGQYGGRFVAETLMPAILDLERAWSKLRKDPGFRREFHGWLADYAGRPTRLHFARRLTERLGGARIYLKREDLLHTGAHKINNTIGQALVARRLKKRRLIAETGAGQHGVATATVAALFGMPCEIFMGAEDVRRQSLNVFRMKLLGAEVRVVESGARTLKDAMNEALRDWIATVTDTFYVIGTVAGPHPYPLMVRDFQSVIGAEARRQILKATGKLPTAAVACIGGGSNAMGLFHAFRNDRRVQLVGVEAAGRGLETGAHAASLSAGQVGVLHGNKTYLLQDETGQIREAHSISAGLDYPGVGPEHAYLRDTGRATYVTATDDEAVSALQLLSSTEGIIPALESAHAIAHVARIAPAMRRSDVLLVCLSGRGDKDMGTVAQHLGVRL
- the trpA gene encoding tryptophan synthase subunit alpha; the protein is MTRIDDTFAALRARREVGFVAYLTAGDPSLAVTPDLLRALVAGGADLIELGVPFSDPMADGPVLQRAATRAIAAGTSLARVLEMVAERRAELPVPIVLFGYYNPFFRYGLDAVARDARSAGVDGFLCVDLPPEEAADLSAALARNQLDLIRLLAPTTPITRARKIANAASGFLYFVSVLGVTGARRELPRELEELVRRVAAVTALPIGVGFGVQTPEQARWIAGFADAVVVGSAIQRLVEEHGAAGAPARVEAFVRSLKDGMRAAER
- a CDS encoding folylpolyglutamate synthase/dihydrofolate synthase family protein, which codes for MTAYTDTIAYLHGLEVTKGWDLELERIRAALARRGHPEARVPALHVAGTNGKGSTAAMLEAVLRAAGYRTGLYTSPHLVDFAERIRAGGLAMPHDAIVELVAELRGDLDRAGIALTHFEFATLLALEWFARIGVEVGVIEVGLGGRLDATNVVHPIVTAVTSIARDHEEFLGSDLRSIAREKAGIAKPGVPLVVGRIVTEAEDVVVAHARAVGAPVVSAVRDATLEAGAGGLAFRGPRGHAWDRLRIGLPGAVQEENARVALTVLSCAAERFPCTVDAVRGGLGAARWPGRLATLRERPRVVVDGAHNPAGVEMLLRELPALVADRRVTLVFAVMADKAWQAMLDPLARASARVVLTRVGRRGLDPQVMAAHVGDQIPTDVLEEARAAVERALAVTADDGAVVVAGSLFLAGEAYLALGQRELIPPWQGWERIGTQARP
- the lptD gene encoding LPS assembly protein LptD; protein product: MSVDQVVRLGLAALLLVAGRGWAGELDGPTMSAEVRVLSGPNAPTVITLQAEPDARIEDRTPGAHPASDVKGPASVGETFTDEVSFLVAGAPVSRQAAIEVADALVSTVRLSPEAGGTQVVVFVRQPVSYTIAHPTATGAIAVTLRPRTVATAAAQPAGTRKRAAPRAEGESNQVAVDAAEMQYDQDQNVLTARGGVTLTRGETTVRADEVTYDRTTAVAEARGHVVVVDPEGTMEGEAARLDLDDETGWVVDAEADMKRSPYHLKAGQVEKLGGPCYRVENGVFTTCRCGGIESPSWSIAGKETNVTLGGVGVTKDATLRVQDTPVFWSPYFLFPANTERETGFLFPRLGYSNKRGFLYEQPFFWAIDKSNDATITADLETAARVGVIGEYRYQWSKETRGIFTGAYFNERIGGSPEPITPLSPQSAEVPVNRWVVAGRHIQPFLWDSKLYLDVLRVSDDDFFREIRAFSSTVRSDIQIRSTRFTRSRLGAIKTWDDGLAQVDATAYQDLIDSQDLTLDRVPRVNAEHAMPLLGGVVVGRLAGEATDFQRTEGYDGLRLDFAPELTLPFNWGRYLYGSVRGQFRETAYHLTNGEQVGIFVPDNPGIATKFALGKNVLPDLDTNRSREIGEVHTTLGTELTHVYRFPYFGFEKIRHTIEPEIQYLYVPQVGRDVGSVRTRVDGNPGTLFSEGYLFDDVDAINRRNFISYGVTTRVFGRAATATETARAASELAEEAAASEDDEDNEDEDGENLSDQFDQVAADMLPQGLPLAAAPPGKPRKPTAATPASVNTSQELARASVLQGYDISRSIAGGSHLSDLDFQLRVTPTGYLGFSYANSIDLNDGRLLAQSIGMVLREPWWQPPPGRVSFQSPSAIGASYRFTADNLNAGLTPGSPENRLFNNPDPVEEVDGTAYLRLGDYMGFLFVARYSLAPTLGVDPNNTNRLITIGPQFLERDYIFRIMSRCDCWIFEIGASDRSDTNDTTIRVQFTLYGLGSIGQGPSNRTYTGLAGLQNLGYKRPWATGTGPAP